One segment of Ignavibacteria bacterium DNA contains the following:
- a CDS encoding isoaspartyl peptidase/L-asparaginase: MPNPIALAIHGGAGNLARYAGTGRLEQAEEMLRCLIQDLHQQLKGGSPAIEIATQAVIAMEDSGLFHAGKGSSPNSKGFVELDASIMHGRHRTAGSIAAATSIKNPIITARYVMEQTEQVLIVGSEADLLAELSGSEIVGPDYFVPCDEIGAALPSMGTVGAVVLDVRGDIVAATSTGGTLRKRAGRVGDAPIIGAGTYAVNNIGGISCTGVGEYFLRVSAASRAIARMDLLGESAGAASGSILSEITELGGSGGMIVIDQRGTVSMPFSTSGMYRASVDATGRVVVGCL, encoded by the coding sequence ATGCCGAATCCGATCGCACTAGCCATTCATGGCGGAGCAGGCAACCTAGCTCGATATGCCGGCACCGGACGACTTGAACAAGCCGAAGAGATGCTCCGCTGTCTCATACAAGACCTGCATCAGCAATTGAAAGGGGGCTCTCCAGCAATCGAGATCGCAACACAAGCAGTGATAGCGATGGAGGACTCCGGACTTTTTCACGCCGGCAAAGGATCGTCACCGAATTCAAAGGGCTTCGTAGAGCTCGATGCTTCTATCATGCATGGCAGGCATCGCACTGCCGGCTCTATAGCTGCAGCCACCAGCATCAAGAACCCCATCATAACTGCACGATATGTGATGGAGCAGACAGAGCAAGTACTCATCGTTGGTTCAGAAGCCGACTTGCTTGCGGAGTTGTCAGGATCTGAGATCGTAGGACCGGACTACTTTGTGCCATGTGACGAAATCGGTGCGGCATTGCCATCCATGGGTACCGTAGGTGCTGTTGTGTTGGATGTGCGGGGTGACATTGTAGCAGCAACGTCTACAGGTGGGACGCTTCGTAAGCGCGCCGGCAGAGTAGGGGATGCACCCATCATTGGTGCCGGAACGTATGCCGTGAACAACATTGGAGGGATCTCCTGCACAGGTGTAGGTGAGTACTTCCTGCGCGTAAGTGCAGCTTCACGTGCGATCGCGCGAATGGACCTACTCGGTGAGAGCGCAGGGGCGGCTTCCGGTTCGATCCTCTCTGAGATAACCGAACTCGGCGGATCCGGAGGAATGATCGTGATCGATCAGCGAGGCACCGTCTCTATGCCATTCTCAACATCGGGGATGTATCGTGCATCTGTTGATGCCACCGGCCGGGTTGTTGTGGGTTGTCTCTAG